Proteins found in one Flavobacteriales bacterium genomic segment:
- a CDS encoding TraB/GumN family protein: MKRKHLTLFSLLLFLIFSAYGQMRIAPSSAMTVDGGQEQGVFWKIDKEGMEQPAYLFGTYHLLNEGFLNEWPGVHRAFEASDEVVVEMVIDSSALGQAMMMGMMTDQTLEALLDSSEFHMLDDETQQSLGMSLSQLNQMKPIVVSLLLTLSYNQAQFPELASIPGLPMDAYFGFEGEKAGKEVRGLETLLEQSELLYNYGTPEEQADDLVEMVREKEEAIQLTKDILVAYRDNDFQVLQELGEDSADWGGMEELLDKRNERWLKLLPGILEEGKVFIAVGALHLTGSKGLVHELREMGYTVEPAELK, encoded by the coding sequence ATGAAACGGAAACACTTAACGCTTTTCTCCCTGCTCTTATTTCTGATTTTTTCGGCCTACGGCCAGATGCGGATAGCTCCGTCTTCAGCCATGACCGTGGATGGCGGTCAAGAACAAGGGGTCTTCTGGAAGATCGATAAAGAGGGGATGGAACAACCGGCTTACTTGTTCGGCACCTACCACCTCCTTAATGAAGGGTTTTTAAACGAATGGCCCGGTGTGCACCGTGCCTTTGAGGCAAGTGACGAAGTCGTTGTAGAAATGGTCATCGATAGCTCGGCCTTGGGACAGGCCATGATGATGGGTATGATGACCGACCAAACCTTGGAGGCTCTGCTCGATTCATCCGAATTCCACATGCTGGACGATGAGACTCAACAGTCTCTCGGAATGTCCTTGAGTCAGCTGAATCAAATGAAGCCTATCGTCGTATCTCTACTCTTAACCTTGTCGTACAATCAAGCGCAGTTTCCTGAATTGGCCAGTATTCCCGGTTTGCCTATGGATGCTTATTTCGGTTTTGAAGGTGAGAAGGCCGGAAAGGAAGTCCGGGGATTGGAAACACTTCTCGAACAAAGTGAACTGCTCTATAATTACGGTACGCCCGAAGAGCAAGCCGATGATTTGGTAGAGATGGTTCGCGAAAAAGAAGAGGCTATTCAGCTCACCAAAGATATCTTAGTCGCATATCGAGACAATGATTTTCAAGTGCTGCAAGAGCTGGGCGAGGATTCGGCCGACTGGGGCGGTATGGAAGAATTGCTCGACAAACGCAATGAGCGTTGGTTGAAGCTATTACCCGGGATCCTCGAAGAGGGAAAGGTGTTCATTGCTGTCGGAGCCTTGCATTTGACGGGGTCAAAAGGACTTGTTCATGAACTTCGCGAGATGGGATACACCGTTGAACCGGCTGAATTAAAATGA
- a CDS encoding tetratricopeptide repeat protein — MKRHFTAILLSMSFSAVHAQESSAYVDSAQSAFNVERLEEALEFLERVSHEDRDIGYFYLQGSIYRRLGRFDRAWKSCDVLLRLDSNYVPGIVLSAEVAGQVDRDTTALLLWQKFVRRYPNSSRYHRQYANTALQLGVLPLAVYNFEQAVSLNPYDIASLAQVVELYEGLQNFVRADSLIRVAMRVQPDRQELYLLGARVAYRAEKYWEVLPYLRHVDTAGSLNATWNEIYGISLYRSHYNDESIDVLKRLHPNDAEEGPTYVLAMAYYRTEEYDSAAHYFLKAADLGTSKDLSVYFEFAGRSQQAAGQPLNAVESYKESYHYDTEAPVFTYLIARAYDEAGNRELAADYYKSYIERETDHESDYYLFAVDRLTEWRGEDFFHGK, encoded by the coding sequence ATGAAGAGGCATTTTACGGCCATACTGTTATCGATGTCGTTTTCGGCAGTTCACGCTCAAGAAAGCTCGGCTTATGTTGATTCCGCCCAATCCGCTTTCAATGTTGAGCGACTCGAGGAAGCCTTGGAATTTCTAGAACGAGTTTCTCACGAAGACCGCGATATCGGGTATTTTTACCTCCAAGGATCGATCTACCGGAGGCTAGGTCGATTTGATCGAGCATGGAAAAGCTGTGACGTATTGCTCCGGCTCGATTCGAATTACGTACCCGGAATAGTGCTCTCTGCCGAAGTTGCCGGCCAAGTCGATCGCGATACAACAGCCCTTTTACTTTGGCAGAAATTTGTCCGTCGATATCCAAATTCATCACGTTACCACCGGCAATATGCGAATACGGCTTTACAATTGGGCGTGTTACCCTTGGCAGTTTACAATTTCGAACAAGCCGTCTCATTGAATCCATACGATATTGCTTCTTTGGCTCAAGTAGTGGAACTATACGAAGGACTTCAAAATTTCGTGCGGGCCGATAGCCTCATTCGAGTTGCAATGCGGGTTCAGCCCGATCGCCAAGAGCTGTACCTGTTGGGCGCGCGAGTGGCCTACCGAGCCGAAAAATATTGGGAGGTTCTACCTTACCTCCGCCATGTCGATACCGCCGGATCGTTGAATGCCACGTGGAATGAGATCTATGGAATCAGCTTGTACCGATCACATTACAACGATGAGTCCATAGACGTGCTCAAAAGACTACACCCCAACGACGCCGAAGAGGGACCTACTTACGTACTCGCCATGGCCTATTACCGAACCGAAGAGTACGACTCGGCGGCGCACTACTTCTTGAAGGCAGCTGACCTCGGTACGTCAAAGGACTTGTCCGTGTACTTTGAGTTCGCCGGCCGAAGCCAACAGGCCGCGGGCCAGCCTCTAAACGCGGTGGAGTCGTACAAGGAATCCTATCATTACGATACCGAGGCCCCCGTTTTTACCTACCTGATCGCACGTGCATACGATGAAGCAGGTAACCGCGAACTAGCCGCCGATTACTATAAGAGCTACATCGAACGCGAAACGGATCACGAAAGTGATTACTACCTCTTTGCCGTCGACAGGCTAACCGAATGGCGCGGGGAAGATTTCTTCCACGGAAAATAA
- a CDS encoding geranylgeranyl reductase family protein → MAEVYDVVISGGGPAGTSAAIGLKNSGLKVLLLEKHVFPRDKICGDALSPDVWRQLLQLQVPIDEIRSFTEKIPSYGARVSSPSGDLVEFEFPDMEEDLAPGYISERFRFDHYMWKMAADSNVVDARDGVTVKGAHWNGKRWKVETSRGAFESRMLFIADGAQSILAKQMGQLVVEREHYCAGLRQYWHGVQGFHEKGFIELHFEKEIIPGYFWMFPLPNGNANVGIGMLSSKIAEKKVDLKKHMHRLIHEHPDFAPRFKDAEPLEKVKGWGLPIGSKKRVISGDHFVLLGDAASVIDPATGEGIGNSIRTGRVAAAVVPELLKARKTSAKDLKAYDEEVYRRMWSELKWSRALQNMLKYPGIINYTVRKSNRNETVRKIISGSLTEIELRKNIYNPLFYLKLLLN, encoded by the coding sequence CTGAAGGTTCTACTCCTCGAAAAACATGTATTCCCCCGTGATAAAATTTGCGGTGACGCATTGAGTCCGGACGTATGGCGTCAATTACTTCAACTTCAGGTGCCGATTGATGAGATTCGCTCCTTTACGGAAAAGATACCTTCCTATGGTGCAAGGGTGAGCAGCCCTTCTGGAGACCTGGTGGAATTCGAATTCCCGGATATGGAAGAAGACTTGGCTCCAGGGTATATTTCCGAGCGCTTCAGGTTCGATCATTACATGTGGAAAATGGCTGCAGACTCCAATGTTGTGGATGCTCGAGATGGAGTAACCGTTAAAGGAGCTCACTGGAATGGAAAAAGATGGAAAGTCGAGACCTCACGTGGTGCATTTGAATCTCGAATGCTCTTTATAGCGGATGGAGCTCAAAGTATACTGGCCAAGCAAATGGGGCAGCTCGTAGTCGAGCGCGAGCATTATTGCGCAGGACTTCGTCAATACTGGCATGGGGTACAAGGGTTTCACGAAAAGGGGTTCATTGAGCTTCACTTTGAAAAGGAAATCATTCCAGGGTACTTCTGGATGTTTCCCTTGCCGAACGGAAATGCAAACGTTGGTATCGGAATGCTGTCGAGTAAAATTGCCGAGAAAAAAGTTGATCTCAAGAAGCATATGCATCGACTTATTCACGAGCATCCGGACTTTGCTCCTAGATTCAAAGATGCCGAACCACTTGAAAAAGTAAAGGGCTGGGGCTTGCCCATCGGCTCTAAAAAGAGAGTTATTTCGGGAGATCATTTCGTTCTCCTGGGTGATGCGGCCTCAGTCATCGATCCGGCAACGGGAGAGGGCATCGGTAATTCCATTCGGACAGGACGCGTAGCGGCGGCGGTCGTCCCCGAATTACTCAAAGCCCGAAAAACCTCGGCCAAAGACCTCAAAGCGTACGATGAGGAGGTCTACCGGCGAATGTGGAGTGAGTTAAAGTGGAGCAGAGCTTTGCAGAATATGCTTAAATATCCCGGCATAATAAACTACACCGTGCGTAAATCCAATAGGAATGAAACCGTCCGTAAGATAATATCCGGATCGCTGACCGAGATCGAACTGAGAAAGAATATTTACAACCCACTTTTTTACTTGAAACTGCTGTTGAATTGA